GCCCTGCACCAGTCGATTCAAAACGAAAAACGCCGCGAGATCTCGCGGCGTTTTTTTATGATCAGATATCGCTCAAGCGGGAGATGGAAAGCGGCTTCGCATGAATAACTTCTCCCACAAGTTCGCCGGCCGCAGTCGAGGATCATCGGGTGCGATCAGATGCGTCTTGCCGCGCCGCGTTCGGCAGTGGATGCCTTCCGCATCGACTTCGGTCACCAGCCAGTACTTGTCTACGGCGTAGGTATAGTACTCCCCCCGCGATTCCGGTTCGACATCGTGCGCCCTGGGGCCAGGGCTCGTCGTGTGTTTGGTCTTCGTATAGACGACCACATCGCCGGGGCGGAACATCAACAACTCTCCGAGTTTACGCGTTGGATCAGGGCCATTTTTCGAGAGAAATGCCCCTGATTTCAGAGTATCGCTTGCCCTGAGTTTCGTCAATCTGAAGCCGCTTTCAGGAGGTATTTCCACAAAAGGCATAGCAGTTGCACCGTTAGGGGGAGGCCCCTTTTTGTTGGATAAACCTGGAATTCGTGAAAAAATTGCTTGGCAATTCCGTAGAATGAAGGTCTTGTCTTAACAAACTGCGTGGTTCTTTACCCCACTTCTCGCAGGAGGATTTCGTATGTCGATACCGACTTCGACGACCGTGCCAACGGCTCCAGCACTCACGGCACGTCAGATTATGGCTACCAAGCTCGTCACGCTGAGCCCGGACGAAGATGCTTTGGCTGCCGTACGTAAGCTGCTTCAGTACCGGATCTCTGGTGCTCCTGTGGTCGACAGCGAAGGGAATTTCCTGGGGATCTTTTCGGAAAAGACTTCCATGCGATTCCTGCTCGACGCCGCCTACTCGCAGCTTCCTTCCAATCGCGTCAGCGCGTTTATGAATACCGACATCGCTCGGTTGATCACCGCCGATACCGATTGGCTCACGTGTGCTCAGATCTTCTTGTCGACCCCTTACCGGCGGTTGCCGGTGCTAGAAGGGACCAAATTGATCGGCCAGGTAAGCCGCCGGGATCTGCTGAACGCCGCCATTCAAATGATTGATAAGCCTGATCGACGGAATGGCAAATTTGTGATGTATTTCAGCGCCCTCGTTGAATTAAACGACAATCCGGTCGAATAAGCTTCGATCGGAGCCAGCGCATTCCACGCAGGTCGCCGAGTGACCACTATTCGACGGCTGCGTGGAATTACCATAATGACGGCTCCTTCCCC
The nucleotide sequence above comes from Bremerella sp. JC817. Encoded proteins:
- a CDS encoding CBS domain-containing protein yields the protein MSIPTSTTVPTAPALTARQIMATKLVTLSPDEDALAAVRKLLQYRISGAPVVDSEGNFLGIFSEKTSMRFLLDAAYSQLPSNRVSAFMNTDIARLITADTDWLTCAQIFLSTPYRRLPVLEGTKLIGQVSRRDLLNAAIQMIDKPDRRNGKFVMYFSALVELNDNPVE